Proteins encoded in a region of the Neodiprion virginianus isolate iyNeoVirg1 chromosome 2, iyNeoVirg1.1, whole genome shotgun sequence genome:
- the LOC124299315 gene encoding kinesin-like protein KIF13A isoform X5 produces the protein MSSTDKIKVAVRVRPFNRREIELGTQCVVEMTKDQTILQHPTSLQDKIDRNKPKTFAFDHCFFSLEPGSDLFASQEVVFNALGRDILDNAFQGYNACIFAYGQTGSGKSYTMMGSGDNKGIIPRLCDNLFDMIAKQQSSELSYKVEVSYMEIYNEKVHDLLDPKQNKQSLKVREHNVLGPYVDGLSQLAVTAFQDIDNLMAEGNKSRTVAATNMNSESSRSHAVFSVILTQTLTDNKSGVSGEKVSRMSLVDLAGSERAVKTGAVGDRLKEGSNINKSLTTLGLVISKLADQSSSSKNKDKFVPYRDSVLTWLLKDNLGGNSKTVMVATISPAADNYEETLSTLRYADRAKKIVNHAVVNEDPNARIIRELRQEVEALKEMLLHATGHGSVVGQQRTDITEKLSESERLMKAMSQTWEEKLVKTEKLQHERQQALEKMGISVQASGIQVEKSKYYLVNLNADPSLNELLVYYLKERTLVGGRSAAIPQDIQLHGLGIQPEHCVITIEESGLYMTPLTGARCFINGSQVTDRTPLHHGDRIVWGNHHFFRVNCPRSATAVSSEPQTPAQTIDYNFAREELMLNELSNDPIQTAIARLEKQHEEDKQVALEKQRQEYERQFQQLRNILSPSTPYSPYVPYDPLRGSQGGKLPACTPTTQMRVEKWAQERDEMFKRSLGQLKADILRANSLVQEANFLAEEMDKQTKFSVTLQIPPNNLSPNRRSVFFQRGAFVSEPAILVKRMNMGSQVWSMEKLENKLVDMRDMYEDRKDSYNNQRLPIIKDELPGKTQDPFYESQENHNLIGVANIFLEVLFHDVRLDYHTPIISQQGEVAGRLQVEISRTSGQFPQDRICEAASDASSGDSASSEQEDYSESSHITCRITIKQASGLPLSLSHFVFCQYIFWGHPEPIVVPPVVNPELPATHLVPGQRDSLAFKFEHTKDFTIPITDEFLEHCSEGALSIEVWGHRSTGFSRSKPGWEVEQQQLAKARSLADRWAELTRKIELWVEIQELNEQGEYTPIEVVSKPDMLTGGVYQLRQGQQRRIQVRVKPVQNSGTLPIICQSILNVAVGSVSVRNRLQKPLDSYQEEDLSVLREKWSEALMRRRQYLDQHITKLIDKQDKTEQDVEREQSLLDQWVSLTEERNAVLVPTPGSGIPGAPADWIPPPGMEPHIPVLFLDLNADDLSTHQSGEEVSVTGLNSILPKEHGNKFYNLPIIRHLEKDVCAIAAWDSSIHDSVNLNRVTEANERVYLILKTTVRLSHPAPMDLVLRKRLALNIYKRQSITDRFFKRIVRTDGLSQSGVTYEVVSNIPKASEELEDRESLAQIAASGEDSNLSDGETYIEKYTRGVSAVESILTLDRLRQSVAVKELLQAQGQPLMRKTASVPNFSQIMRFDTSMDSLVNVTRSESVTDLNSELNGLPYPRRPSTGHIRNDDSNFLPTPPKPYGIGSILNSARPTFLNLNLNLNSLTRLQQSTSAKSSPNIVAGKLGLRMTTLHEETSNAANQPATPTPIYSPSREDDADKSDTGYSEYEAYQPSTKPIKPLTTSRTLDSLVELQSTKINTPSMSSSGYGSQAVSSTNLTSEDSISIKSISVDETPDLEYRNLLDYKRTDKMDSSLVEETPEEHSEDLNTTLGGISVGQNDDGHATELTRDCLDQNQDTYMEDANENVVELERDNNDNTMNKANTEQSSEAMANQDREEKNDNDKKVEIEVSHASNSDNDSPADGTSVVRSKLTPGKVVRRRKTSGGNARPTSYQHRASFPMVRPQLSESKAAARLEQSLQPGMPYENGDNSSSERIDVDDTSDKSSAFGSRPDLTRIETPLPDWVIVGESVLVRPYSSSGVIAYVGATEFASGNWIGVELDAPTGKNDGTVQGHRYFTCRPKYGIFVKVDKLIQDRRGRALRSYTKQETTPPPSASMRRSASRGEGLHSLHRSRSRGEGLSTVGMRSSPRSK, from the exons ATGTCTTCTACGGATAAAATAAAGGTCGCCGTTCGGGTTCGCCCGTTCAATCGCCGAG AAATCGAACTGGGAACTCAGTGCGTCGTCGAGATGACGAAGGACCAGACGATCCTCCAACATCCAACTTCACTGCAGGACAAAATCGACCG GAACAAACCGAAAACTTTTGCTTTTGATCACTGTTTCTTCTCGCTGGAACCAGGCTCTGATCTTTTTGCTAGTCAAGAAGTCGTTTTTAATGCGTTGGGTCGGGACATCCTTGACAACGCGTTTCAGGGCTACAACGCGTGCATTTTTGCATATGGACAAACTG GTTCAGGGAAATCTTACACAATGATGGGTAGCGGGGACAACAAGGGTATTATTCCCAGGCTGTGCGACAATCTTTTCGACATGATTGCGAAACAGCAAAGTTCCGAACTGAGTTACAAAGTTGAAGTTTCTTACATGGAAATATACAACGAAAAAGTGCACGACTTGTTGGACCCCAAACAAAATAAACAGTCGCTCAAAGTCAGAGAACACAACGTTTTAGGACCGTACGTCGACGGGCTGAGTCAACTTGCCGTTACAGCCTTTCag GACATAGACAATCTAATGGCGGAAGGAAATAAATCTCGAACAGTAGCAGCGACGAATATGAATTCCGAAAGTTCTCGCTCGCACGCAGTGTTCTCTGTAATACTAACCCAGACTCTGACCGACAACAAGAGCGGAGTAAGTGGGGAAAAAGTTTCTCGCATGTCGCTCGTAGATCTGGCGGGCAGTGAAAGAGCCGTCAAAACTGGTGCCGTAGGCGATAGGCTTAAGGAAGGAAGCAATATTAACAA GTCACTAACCACACTAGGCCTAGTAATATCAAAACTAGCTGATCAGAGCTCAAGCAGCAAGAATAAGGACAAGTTTGTACCTTACAGAGACTCGGTACTTACATGGTTACTTAAG GACAATCTCGGAGGAAATAGTAAGACTGTGATGGTTGCGACAATCTCACCTGCAGCTGACAACTACGAGGAGACATTGTCAACGCTGAGATACGCGGATAGGGCTAAGAAAATAGTGAACCATGCTGTTGTCAATGAGGATCCAAATGCCAGAATAATCAGGGAACTTAGACAGGAGGTTGAAGCACTGAAGGAAATGCTGCTGCACGCTACG gGTCACGGATCCGTCGTCGGTCAGCAGCGTACCGATATAACTGAAAAATTGTCCGAGTCTGAGCGTCTGATGAAGGCGATGTCCCAGACGTGGGAAGAGAAGTTGGTTAAGACTGAGAAACTACAGCATGAAAGGCAGCAGGCTCTCGAAAAAATGGGAATCAGCGTACAGGCATCGGGGATTCAAGTTGAGAAGAGCAAATATTATTTAGTAAACCTCAACGCCGATCCCAGCTTAAACGAGTTGCTGGTATACTACCTCAAG GAACGAACATTAGTCGGCGGTAGATCAGCAGCAATACCTCAAGACATTCAACTTCACGGATTGGGAATTCAGCCTGAACACTGTGTCATAACTATCGAAGAGTCAGGCCTTTACATGACCCCGTTGACCGGGGCTAGATGTTTCATAAATGGCAGTCAGGTTACCGATAGAACTCCGTTGCATCATGGCGATAGAATTGTCTGGGGAAATCATCATTTCTTCAGAGTAAACTGTCCCAGAAGCGCTACAG CTGTTAGCAGTGAGCCTCAAACACCAGCGCAGACCATAGACTataattttgccagagaagAACTTATGCTGAACGAATTGTCTAACGATCCAATCCAAACTGCGATTGCCAGACTTGAAAAACAGCACGAAGAAGATAAGCag GTCGCTCTGGAGAAGCAGCGGCAAGAATACGAGCGGCAATTCCAACAGCTTCGTAACATTCTGTCACCATCAACACCATATTCGCCTTATGTTCCCTATGATCCGCTACGTGGAAGTCAAGGCGGCAAGTTGCCAGCTTGCACTCCAACTACGCAGATGCGGGTCGAAAAATGGGCTCAGGAACGTGACGAAATGTTCAAGCGCAGTCTTGGCCAGTTGAAAGCTGACATCCTGAGAGCAAACTCGTTGGTACAAGAGGCGAACTTCTTGGCTGAAGAAATGGATAAACAAACAAAGTTCAGCGTCACCTTGCAGATACCCCCGAATAATTTGAGCCCCAACAGAAGG AGTGTGTTCTTTCAGCGGGGGGCGTTCGTCAGCGAGCCGGCGATACTGGTGAAGCGAATGAATATGGGGAGTCAAGTTTGGTCTATGGAGAAGTTGGAGAACAAGCTTGTGGATATGCGTGACATGTACGAAGATAGAAAAGACTCATATAATAATCAGCGACTGCCGATCATCAAG GATGAACTGCCGGGTAAAACTCAGGACCCGTTTTACGAGTCCCAGGAGAATCACAACCTCATAGGAGTAGCAAATATATTCCTGGAGGTTCTCTTTCACGACGTGAGACTCGATTATCACACACCAATCATCAGCCAGCAGGGCGAAGTCGCTGGTCGACTTCAGGTCGAGATCAGTCGAACGTCCGGACAATTTCCTCAAGATCGAATCTGCGAGGCAGCTTCGGACGCTTCGTCTGGTGACTCAGCGTCTTCCGAGCAGGAGGACTATTCAGAATCGAGTCACATTACATGCAGAATAACTATCAAACAAGCTAGTGGCCTGCCGCTCTCCCTCAGCCATTTTGTATTCTGTCAGTACATTTTTTGGGGACATCCTGAGCCCATCGTCGTCCCGCCCGTCGTCAACCCCGAATTACCGGCTACTCATTTAGTTCCCGGGCAGAGAGACTCCCTCGCCTTCAAATTTGAACACACCAAAGACTTCACAATTCCCATCACTGACGAGTTTCTGGAACACTGTTCGG AAGGAGCTTTGAGCATAGAAGTATGGGGTCACAGAAGCACTGGGTTCTCGCGAAGTAAGCCAGGCTGGGAAGTGGAGCAGCAACAGTTGGCTAAGGCAAGATCGCTAGCCGATCGGTGGGCGGAATTGACTAGGAAGATCGAGCTCTGGGTCGAGATACAGGAGCTGAATGAGCAGGGAGAATACACGCCAATCGAAGTCGTCAGCAAGCCTGACATGCTGACAG GCGGTGTTTACCAACTCCGGCAAGGACAGCAGCGGCGAATTCAAGTCCGCGTAAAACCGGTTCAGAACTCCGGCACACTGCCGATTATTTGTCAATCGATTTTGAACGTCGCTGTCGGCTCCGTTTCGGTCAGAAACCGTCTTCAAAAACCTTTGGACAGCTACCAAGAGGAAGATCTCAGCGTTCTCCGGGAAAAGTGGAGCGAAGCTTTGATGCGAAGGAGGCAGTATTTGGATCAGCACATCACGAAGCTCATTGACAAGCAAG ATAAGACAGAACAGGACGTTGAGAGAGAACAGAGTCTCCTCGATCAGTGGGTCAGCCTCACAGAAGAACGGAATGCGGTCCTCGTCCCAACTCCTGGATCAGGAATTCCTGGTGCCCCGGCCGACTGGATCCCTCCACCAGGCATGGAGCCACACATTCCTGTACTCTTCCTCGATCTAAATG CCGATGATCTCTCAACGCATCAGTCAGGAGAAGAAGTCTCCGTTACCGGATTGAACTCTATACTGCCAAAAGAGCATGGGAACAAGTTTTATAATCTGCCGATTATACGACATTTGGAAAAAGATGTGTGTGCTATAGCCGCCTGGGACTCTAGCATACACGATAGTGTCAACTTGAATCGAGTCACTGAAG cAAACGAAAGAGTTTACTTGATCTTGAAGACGACTGTTCGTCTGTCACACCCAGCGCCGATGGATTTGGTGCTACGAAAGCGACTAGCACTAAACATCTACAAACGGCAAAGTATTACagacagattttttaaacggATAGTTCGAACAGATGGGTTATCGCAAAGCGGCGTGACTTATGAAGTCGTATCAAACATACCAAAGGCTAGTGAAGAACTTGAGGATCGTGAAAGCCTTGCTCAAATCGCAGCAAGTGGCGAGGACAGCAATTTGTCTGATGGTGAAACTTACATCG AGAAATATACGCGAGGTGTTTCTGCTGTCGAGAGCATATTGACCTTGGATCGCTTGAGGCAGAGCGTCGCGGTCAAGGAACTCCTTCAGGCACAGGGACAGCCTTTGATGCGCAAAACAGCAAGCGTACCAAACTTCTCCCAG ATCATGAGATTTGATACGTCGATGGATTCACTGGTGAACGTTACTCGTTCGGAGAGTGTAACAGACCTCAATTCCGAACTAAACGGGCTGCCTTATCCACGGAGGCCGTCAACGGGTCACATCAGAAATGACGACAGTAATTTTTTACCTACACCGCCGAAGCCGTATGGAATCG GCTCCATTCTGAACTCAG CGAGACCAACATTCCTGAATTTGAACCTGAATCTCAACTCACTGACACGTCTGCAACAGTCCACCTCTGCCAAGT CATCGCCGAACATCGTCGCAGGAAAACTTGGCCTCAGGATGACTACCCTTCACGAAGAAACGTCAAATGCTGCTAACCAACCAGCTACTCCAACTCCAATTTACTCGCCGTCGCGAGAAGACGATGCTGACAAGAGCGACACCGGTTACTCAGAATATGAGGCGTACCAA CCATCGACGAAGCCAATTAAGCCATTAACGACATCGCGGACGTTGGATTCTCTTGTCGAGCTTCAATCAACAAAGATAAACACGCCAAGTATGAGCAGCAGTGGATACGGTTCCCAAGCAGTTTCGTCAACAAATTTAACATCAGAAGATTCGATATCCATAAAATCAATCAGCGTTGATGAGACTCCAGATTTGGAATACCGTAACCTCCTGGATTACAAAAGGACAGACAAGATGGACAGCTCTTTGGTCGAAGAGACACCTGAGGAGCATTCAGAGGACCTGAATACAACACTCGGTGGTATCAGTGTTGGCCAAAACGACGACGGCCATGCGACAG AATTGACTAGGGATTGCTTGGACCAAAATCAAGACACCTACATGGAAGATGCGAACGAAAACGTCGTTGAACTTGAAAGGGATAACAATGACAACACGATGAACAAAGCCAACACCGAACAGAGCAGTGAAGCTATGGCGAATCAGGATcgagaagagaaaaacgaCAATGATAAGAAAGTTGAAATCGAAGTCAGCCATGCTTCAAACTCCGACAATGATAGTCCTGCTGATGGAACCTCAGTTGTTCGCTCAAAATTAACCCCTGGCAAA GTTGTCAGAAGGAGAAAAACTTCCGGTGGTAATGCAAGGCCTACTAGCTATCAACATCGAGCATCGTTTCCAATGGTCCGTCCCCAGTTATCGGAAAGCAAGGCGGCTGCTCGTTTGGAACAGTCTTTACAACCTGGAATGCCTTATGAAAATGGGGACAACAGTTCTTCGGAAAGAATTGACG
- the LOC124299315 gene encoding kinesin-like protein KIF13A isoform X7 has product MMGSGDNKGIIPRLCDNLFDMIAKQQSSELSYKVEVSYMEIYNEKVHDLLDPKQNKQSLKVREHNVLGPYVDGLSQLAVTAFQDIDNLMAEGNKSRTVAATNMNSESSRSHAVFSVILTQTLTDNKSGVSGEKVSRMSLVDLAGSERAVKTGAVGDRLKEGSNINKSLTTLGLVISKLADQSSSSKNKDKFVPYRDSVLTWLLKDNLGGNSKTVMVATISPAADNYEETLSTLRYADRAKKIVNHAVVNEDPNARIIRELRQEVEALKEMLLHATGHGSVVGQQRTDITEKLSESERLMKAMSQTWEEKLVKTEKLQHERQQALEKMGISVQASGIQVEKSKYYLVNLNADPSLNELLVYYLKERTLVGGRSAAIPQDIQLHGLGIQPEHCVITIEESGLYMTPLTGARCFINGSQVTDRTPLHHGDRIVWGNHHFFRVNCPRSATAVSSEPQTPAQTIDYNFAREELMLNELSNDPIQTAIARLEKQHEEDKQVALEKQRQEYERQFQQLRNILSPSTPYSPYVPYDPLRGSQGGKLPACTPTTQMRVEKWAQERDEMFKRSLGQLKADILRANSLVQEANFLAEEMDKQTKFSVTLQIPPNNLSPNRRSVFFQRGAFVSEPAILVKRMNMGSQVWSMEKLENKLVDMRDMYEDRKDSYNNQRLPIIKDELPGKTQDPFYESQENHNLIGVANIFLEVLFHDVRLDYHTPIISQQGEVAGRLQVEISRTSGQFPQDRICEAASDASSGDSASSEQEDYSESSHITCRITIKQASGLPLSLSHFVFCQYIFWGHPEPIVVPPVVNPELPATHLVPGQRDSLAFKFEHTKDFTIPITDEFLEHCSEGALSIEVWGHRSTGFSRSKPGWEVEQQQLAKARSLADRWAELTRKIELWVEIQELNEQGEYTPIEVVSKPDMLTGGVYQLRQGQQRRIQVRVKPVQNSGTLPIICQSILNVAVGSVSVRNRLQKPLDSYQEEDLSVLREKWSEALMRRRQYLDQHITKLIDKQDKTEQDVEREQSLLDQWVSLTEERNAVLVPTPGSGIPGAPADWIPPPGMEPHIPVLFLDLNADDLSTHQSGEEVSVTGLNSILPKEHGNKFYNLPIIRHLEKDVCAIAAWDSSIHDSVNLNRVTEANERVYLILKTTVRLSHPAPMDLVLRKRLALNIYKRQSITDRFFKRIVRTDGLSQSGVTYEVVSNIPKASEELEDRESLAQIAASGEDSNLSDGETYIEKYTRGVSAVESILTLDRLRQSVAVKELLQAQGQPLMRKTASVPNFSQVLQPLRRLRLTIMRFDTSMDSLVNVTRSESVTDLNSELNGLPYPRRPSTGHIRNDDSNFLPTPPKPYGIGSILNSARPTFLNLNLNLNSLTRLQQSTSAKSSPNIVAGKLGLRMTTLHEETSNAANQPATPTPIYSPSREDDADKSDTGYSEYEAYQPSTKPIKPLTTSRTLDSLVELQSTKINTPSMSSSGYGSQAVSSTNLTSEDSISIKSISVDETPDLEYRNLLDYKRTDKMDSSLVEETPEEHSEDLNTTLGGISVGQNDDGHATELTRDCLDQNQDTYMEDANENVVELERDNNDNTMNKANTEQSSEAMANQDREEKNDNDKKVEIEVSHASNSDNDSPADGTSVVRSKLTPGKVVRRRKTSGGNARPTSYQHRASFPMVRPQLSESKAAARLEQSLQPGMPYENGDNSSSERIDVDDTSDKSSAFGSRPDLTRIETPLPDWVIVGESVLVRPYSSSGVIAYVGATEFASGNWIGVELDAPTGKNDGTVQGHRYFTCRPKYGIFVKVDKLIQDRRGRALRSYTKQETTPPPSASMRRSASRGEGLHSLHRSRSRGEGLSTVGMRSSPRSK; this is encoded by the exons ATGATGGGTAGCGGGGACAACAAGGGTATTATTCCCAGGCTGTGCGACAATCTTTTCGACATGATTGCGAAACAGCAAAGTTCCGAACTGAGTTACAAAGTTGAAGTTTCTTACATGGAAATATACAACGAAAAAGTGCACGACTTGTTGGACCCCAAACAAAATAAACAGTCGCTCAAAGTCAGAGAACACAACGTTTTAGGACCGTACGTCGACGGGCTGAGTCAACTTGCCGTTACAGCCTTTCag GACATAGACAATCTAATGGCGGAAGGAAATAAATCTCGAACAGTAGCAGCGACGAATATGAATTCCGAAAGTTCTCGCTCGCACGCAGTGTTCTCTGTAATACTAACCCAGACTCTGACCGACAACAAGAGCGGAGTAAGTGGGGAAAAAGTTTCTCGCATGTCGCTCGTAGATCTGGCGGGCAGTGAAAGAGCCGTCAAAACTGGTGCCGTAGGCGATAGGCTTAAGGAAGGAAGCAATATTAACAA GTCACTAACCACACTAGGCCTAGTAATATCAAAACTAGCTGATCAGAGCTCAAGCAGCAAGAATAAGGACAAGTTTGTACCTTACAGAGACTCGGTACTTACATGGTTACTTAAG GACAATCTCGGAGGAAATAGTAAGACTGTGATGGTTGCGACAATCTCACCTGCAGCTGACAACTACGAGGAGACATTGTCAACGCTGAGATACGCGGATAGGGCTAAGAAAATAGTGAACCATGCTGTTGTCAATGAGGATCCAAATGCCAGAATAATCAGGGAACTTAGACAGGAGGTTGAAGCACTGAAGGAAATGCTGCTGCACGCTACG gGTCACGGATCCGTCGTCGGTCAGCAGCGTACCGATATAACTGAAAAATTGTCCGAGTCTGAGCGTCTGATGAAGGCGATGTCCCAGACGTGGGAAGAGAAGTTGGTTAAGACTGAGAAACTACAGCATGAAAGGCAGCAGGCTCTCGAAAAAATGGGAATCAGCGTACAGGCATCGGGGATTCAAGTTGAGAAGAGCAAATATTATTTAGTAAACCTCAACGCCGATCCCAGCTTAAACGAGTTGCTGGTATACTACCTCAAG GAACGAACATTAGTCGGCGGTAGATCAGCAGCAATACCTCAAGACATTCAACTTCACGGATTGGGAATTCAGCCTGAACACTGTGTCATAACTATCGAAGAGTCAGGCCTTTACATGACCCCGTTGACCGGGGCTAGATGTTTCATAAATGGCAGTCAGGTTACCGATAGAACTCCGTTGCATCATGGCGATAGAATTGTCTGGGGAAATCATCATTTCTTCAGAGTAAACTGTCCCAGAAGCGCTACAG CTGTTAGCAGTGAGCCTCAAACACCAGCGCAGACCATAGACTataattttgccagagaagAACTTATGCTGAACGAATTGTCTAACGATCCAATCCAAACTGCGATTGCCAGACTTGAAAAACAGCACGAAGAAGATAAGCag GTCGCTCTGGAGAAGCAGCGGCAAGAATACGAGCGGCAATTCCAACAGCTTCGTAACATTCTGTCACCATCAACACCATATTCGCCTTATGTTCCCTATGATCCGCTACGTGGAAGTCAAGGCGGCAAGTTGCCAGCTTGCACTCCAACTACGCAGATGCGGGTCGAAAAATGGGCTCAGGAACGTGACGAAATGTTCAAGCGCAGTCTTGGCCAGTTGAAAGCTGACATCCTGAGAGCAAACTCGTTGGTACAAGAGGCGAACTTCTTGGCTGAAGAAATGGATAAACAAACAAAGTTCAGCGTCACCTTGCAGATACCCCCGAATAATTTGAGCCCCAACAGAAGG AGTGTGTTCTTTCAGCGGGGGGCGTTCGTCAGCGAGCCGGCGATACTGGTGAAGCGAATGAATATGGGGAGTCAAGTTTGGTCTATGGAGAAGTTGGAGAACAAGCTTGTGGATATGCGTGACATGTACGAAGATAGAAAAGACTCATATAATAATCAGCGACTGCCGATCATCAAG GATGAACTGCCGGGTAAAACTCAGGACCCGTTTTACGAGTCCCAGGAGAATCACAACCTCATAGGAGTAGCAAATATATTCCTGGAGGTTCTCTTTCACGACGTGAGACTCGATTATCACACACCAATCATCAGCCAGCAGGGCGAAGTCGCTGGTCGACTTCAGGTCGAGATCAGTCGAACGTCCGGACAATTTCCTCAAGATCGAATCTGCGAGGCAGCTTCGGACGCTTCGTCTGGTGACTCAGCGTCTTCCGAGCAGGAGGACTATTCAGAATCGAGTCACATTACATGCAGAATAACTATCAAACAAGCTAGTGGCCTGCCGCTCTCCCTCAGCCATTTTGTATTCTGTCAGTACATTTTTTGGGGACATCCTGAGCCCATCGTCGTCCCGCCCGTCGTCAACCCCGAATTACCGGCTACTCATTTAGTTCCCGGGCAGAGAGACTCCCTCGCCTTCAAATTTGAACACACCAAAGACTTCACAATTCCCATCACTGACGAGTTTCTGGAACACTGTTCGG AAGGAGCTTTGAGCATAGAAGTATGGGGTCACAGAAGCACTGGGTTCTCGCGAAGTAAGCCAGGCTGGGAAGTGGAGCAGCAACAGTTGGCTAAGGCAAGATCGCTAGCCGATCGGTGGGCGGAATTGACTAGGAAGATCGAGCTCTGGGTCGAGATACAGGAGCTGAATGAGCAGGGAGAATACACGCCAATCGAAGTCGTCAGCAAGCCTGACATGCTGACAG GCGGTGTTTACCAACTCCGGCAAGGACAGCAGCGGCGAATTCAAGTCCGCGTAAAACCGGTTCAGAACTCCGGCACACTGCCGATTATTTGTCAATCGATTTTGAACGTCGCTGTCGGCTCCGTTTCGGTCAGAAACCGTCTTCAAAAACCTTTGGACAGCTACCAAGAGGAAGATCTCAGCGTTCTCCGGGAAAAGTGGAGCGAAGCTTTGATGCGAAGGAGGCAGTATTTGGATCAGCACATCACGAAGCTCATTGACAAGCAAG ATAAGACAGAACAGGACGTTGAGAGAGAACAGAGTCTCCTCGATCAGTGGGTCAGCCTCACAGAAGAACGGAATGCGGTCCTCGTCCCAACTCCTGGATCAGGAATTCCTGGTGCCCCGGCCGACTGGATCCCTCCACCAGGCATGGAGCCACACATTCCTGTACTCTTCCTCGATCTAAATG CCGATGATCTCTCAACGCATCAGTCAGGAGAAGAAGTCTCCGTTACCGGATTGAACTCTATACTGCCAAAAGAGCATGGGAACAAGTTTTATAATCTGCCGATTATACGACATTTGGAAAAAGATGTGTGTGCTATAGCCGCCTGGGACTCTAGCATACACGATAGTGTCAACTTGAATCGAGTCACTGAAG cAAACGAAAGAGTTTACTTGATCTTGAAGACGACTGTTCGTCTGTCACACCCAGCGCCGATGGATTTGGTGCTACGAAAGCGACTAGCACTAAACATCTACAAACGGCAAAGTATTACagacagattttttaaacggATAGTTCGAACAGATGGGTTATCGCAAAGCGGCGTGACTTATGAAGTCGTATCAAACATACCAAAGGCTAGTGAAGAACTTGAGGATCGTGAAAGCCTTGCTCAAATCGCAGCAAGTGGCGAGGACAGCAATTTGTCTGATGGTGAAACTTACATCG AGAAATATACGCGAGGTGTTTCTGCTGTCGAGAGCATATTGACCTTGGATCGCTTGAGGCAGAGCGTCGCGGTCAAGGAACTCCTTCAGGCACAGGGACAGCCTTTGATGCGCAAAACAGCAAGCGTACCAAACTTCTCCCAGGTACTACAGCCCCTTCGACGTCTCAGACTCACC ATCATGAGATTTGATACGTCGATGGATTCACTGGTGAACGTTACTCGTTCGGAGAGTGTAACAGACCTCAATTCCGAACTAAACGGGCTGCCTTATCCACGGAGGCCGTCAACGGGTCACATCAGAAATGACGACAGTAATTTTTTACCTACACCGCCGAAGCCGTATGGAATCG GCTCCATTCTGAACTCAG CGAGACCAACATTCCTGAATTTGAACCTGAATCTCAACTCACTGACACGTCTGCAACAGTCCACCTCTGCCAAGT CATCGCCGAACATCGTCGCAGGAAAACTTGGCCTCAGGATGACTACCCTTCACGAAGAAACGTCAAATGCTGCTAACCAACCAGCTACTCCAACTCCAATTTACTCGCCGTCGCGAGAAGACGATGCTGACAAGAGCGACACCGGTTACTCAGAATATGAGGCGTACCAA CCATCGACGAAGCCAATTAAGCCATTAACGACATCGCGGACGTTGGATTCTCTTGTCGAGCTTCAATCAACAAAGATAAACACGCCAAGTATGAGCAGCAGTGGATACGGTTCCCAAGCAGTTTCGTCAACAAATTTAACATCAGAAGATTCGATATCCATAAAATCAATCAGCGTTGATGAGACTCCAGATTTGGAATACCGTAACCTCCTGGATTACAAAAGGACAGACAAGATGGACAGCTCTTTGGTCGAAGAGACACCTGAGGAGCATTCAGAGGACCTGAATACAACACTCGGTGGTATCAGTGTTGGCCAAAACGACGACGGCCATGCGACAG AATTGACTAGGGATTGCTTGGACCAAAATCAAGACACCTACATGGAAGATGCGAACGAAAACGTCGTTGAACTTGAAAGGGATAACAATGACAACACGATGAACAAAGCCAACACCGAACAGAGCAGTGAAGCTATGGCGAATCAGGATcgagaagagaaaaacgaCAATGATAAGAAAGTTGAAATCGAAGTCAGCCATGCTTCAAACTCCGACAATGATAGTCCTGCTGATGGAACCTCAGTTGTTCGCTCAAAATTAACCCCTGGCAAA GTTGTCAGAAGGAGAAAAACTTCCGGTGGTAATGCAAGGCCTACTAGCTATCAACATCGAGCATCGTTTCCAATGGTCCGTCCCCAGTTATCGGAAAGCAAGGCGGCTGCTCGTTTGGAACAGTCTTTACAACCTGGAATGCCTTATGAAAATGGGGACAACAGTTCTTCGGAAAGAATTGACG